A single window of Marinobacter sp. LA51 DNA harbors:
- a CDS encoding GGDEF domain-containing protein has product MELNLHLPTLLLLSVAVNLMVGGLLWLVYRLRDRQVCFRLWTLACLTFVGGSLLACAGSVVEAPFVTVFAAHLCLGLSPWLVLAGIHRLLGLPLAGGVKSSRVLAVCGVVYVASLLASYAGDSLIPRLLTALWSALVFSVAIYRLASCARTPRLPFQILQTIFGIHGILMMLQVLVIATSKWELIHLDVDAVLTLILAHHLLLATATVMALPLLAFTQAERNLKLLAERDELTQLLNRRAFLQEGIAAFEQARAQQNTLTVLMIDLDYFKEINDQWGHEVGDSVLSFVATIMTEELRDGDIIGRIGGEEFAAILNTGSCREVEAVTERLLRKIAERGQRVDGRALNLSASIGGVAISPQTHSFNDMMRLADSAMYQAKEKGRNRVQFFASAHSGSC; this is encoded by the coding sequence ATGGAATTGAACCTGCATTTGCCAACCCTGCTGCTGTTGTCGGTTGCCGTTAATCTGATGGTCGGTGGCTTGCTGTGGCTGGTCTATCGGTTGCGGGATCGCCAGGTCTGTTTCCGGCTGTGGACACTTGCCTGCTTGACCTTTGTGGGCGGCAGCTTGCTGGCCTGTGCTGGCTCCGTTGTGGAGGCACCCTTTGTTACCGTGTTTGCCGCTCACCTGTGTCTGGGGCTGTCTCCCTGGCTGGTGCTGGCGGGCATTCACCGCCTCCTGGGACTGCCTCTGGCCGGCGGGGTTAAATCATCTCGGGTACTCGCTGTCTGCGGGGTGGTCTATGTTGCAAGTCTTTTGGCGTCTTATGCGGGCGATTCTTTGATCCCCCGATTGCTGACAGCGCTCTGGTCGGCACTGGTGTTTAGTGTCGCGATCTATCGCCTGGCAAGCTGTGCGCGTACGCCCCGATTGCCGTTCCAGATACTTCAGACCATCTTCGGTATCCACGGCATCCTGATGATGTTGCAGGTGTTGGTGATTGCCACCAGCAAGTGGGAGCTGATCCACCTGGACGTGGATGCCGTGCTCACGCTGATTCTGGCTCATCATCTGTTGCTGGCAACGGCCACTGTTATGGCGCTGCCGCTGCTGGCGTTTACCCAGGCAGAGCGCAATCTGAAGCTGCTGGCCGAGCGCGACGAACTTACGCAGCTGCTGAACCGGCGTGCTTTTCTTCAGGAAGGCATCGCCGCGTTCGAGCAGGCTCGTGCACAGCAAAATACGCTGACGGTGCTGATGATTGACCTGGATTATTTCAAAGAGATCAACGATCAGTGGGGCCACGAAGTGGGCGACAGCGTTTTGAGCTTTGTCGCCACCATCATGACCGAGGAACTGCGGGACGGTGACATCATCGGCCGAATTGGCGGTGAAGAATTTGCCGCCATTCTGAATACCGGCAGTTGCAGGGAAGTGGAAGCCGTTACCGAGCGCCTGCTGCGGAAGATCGCAGAGCGCGGTCAACGGGTGGATGGGCGCGCCCTGAACCTGTCAGCCAGCATTGGTGGCGTCGCGATCTCACCACAAACTCACAGTTTTAACGACATGATGCGATTGGCAGACTCGGCCATGTATCAGGCTAAGGAAAAAGGGCGAAACCGGGTGCAATTTTTCGCCAGCGCTCACTCCGGATCCTGCTGA
- the katG gene encoding catalase/peroxidase HPI, with amino-acid sequence MSSSTNQSGAGKCPVMHGAQTKMDSRGPSVADWWPNQLNLNILHQHSPRSNPLGEEFDYAEEFKKLDLAAVKKDLADLMTDSKDWWPADYGHYGAFFIRMTWHSAGTYRQGDGRGGAATGNQRFAPINSWPDNGNLDKARRLLWPIKQKYGNKLSWADLFILTGNVAMETMGFKTFGFGGGRADIYQPEEDIYWGAEHEWLATSDKADSRYSGDRDLEDPLAAVQMGLIYVNPEGPDGNPDPLASAKDIRETFARMAMNDYETVALTAGGHTFGKTHGAGDPDNVGPEPEAAPMEQMGLGWKNSHGSGKGRDAITSGLEGAWTANPTKWDMGYFDVLFKYDWELTKSPAGANQWKPVGLTESDMAPDPEDPSKKVPIMMSTADMAMKMDPEYRKISERFHKNPEEFADAFARAWFKLTHRDMGPKVRYLGPEVPAEDLIWQDPVPPVSHELVNSQDIADLKSKILESGLSVSELVAAAWCSASTFRGSDMRGGANGARIRLAPQKDWESNEPQQLSKVLQTLEGIQKAFNDAQTGNKQVSLADLIVLGGSAAVEKSAKDAGHKVMVEFAPGRTDATDEQTDAESFEPLKPEADGFRNYRRARFTVSDEEMLVDRAQLLGLSAPEMTVLVGGLRALDANYKQANHGVFTNTPGQLTNDYFVNLTDLETEWKPTSDDPDVFEGRDRKTGDVKWTGTRVDLIFGSNSQLRAISEIYAQSDAKEKFVKDFVAAWNKVMNADRFDLA; translated from the coding sequence ATGAGTTCAAGTACGAATCAATCAGGTGCTGGTAAGTGCCCGGTGATGCACGGAGCCCAGACAAAAATGGACAGCCGTGGCCCCTCTGTAGCGGATTGGTGGCCGAACCAGCTGAACCTGAATATTCTGCATCAGCATTCTCCCCGCTCTAACCCTTTGGGCGAGGAATTCGATTACGCCGAAGAGTTCAAGAAACTGGATTTGGCGGCGGTGAAAAAAGACCTGGCCGACCTGATGACCGACTCCAAGGACTGGTGGCCGGCGGACTACGGCCACTATGGCGCCTTCTTTATCCGTATGACCTGGCACAGCGCCGGTACCTATCGCCAGGGTGATGGCCGTGGTGGCGCCGCAACCGGTAACCAGCGCTTTGCCCCGATCAACAGCTGGCCTGACAACGGCAATCTTGATAAGGCTCGCCGTCTGCTCTGGCCGATCAAGCAGAAGTATGGCAACAAACTGTCCTGGGCCGATCTGTTCATTCTGACCGGTAACGTGGCCATGGAAACCATGGGTTTCAAAACCTTTGGCTTCGGTGGCGGCCGGGCCGATATTTACCAGCCAGAAGAGGACATCTACTGGGGCGCCGAGCATGAATGGCTGGCTACCAGTGACAAGGCCGACAGCCGTTATTCCGGCGACCGGGACCTGGAAGATCCTCTGGCGGCAGTGCAGATGGGCCTGATCTACGTGAACCCGGAAGGCCCGGATGGCAATCCCGATCCGCTGGCCTCGGCCAAGGACATTCGGGAGACCTTCGCCCGCATGGCGATGAACGACTACGAGACCGTAGCCCTGACCGCCGGTGGCCATACCTTCGGTAAAACCCACGGTGCCGGTGATCCTGACAACGTAGGTCCGGAACCCGAGGCGGCCCCGATGGAACAGATGGGCCTGGGCTGGAAGAACAGTCATGGCTCCGGTAAAGGCCGGGATGCCATCACCAGTGGCCTGGAAGGCGCCTGGACGGCAAACCCGACCAAGTGGGACATGGGCTACTTTGACGTGCTGTTCAAGTACGACTGGGAACTGACCAAGAGCCCGGCGGGCGCTAATCAGTGGAAGCCGGTGGGCCTGACTGAAAGCGATATGGCACCGGACCCGGAAGATCCGTCCAAGAAAGTCCCGATCATGATGTCCACCGCCGACATGGCAATGAAGATGGATCCGGAGTACCGCAAGATCTCCGAGCGATTCCATAAGAACCCGGAAGAGTTTGCTGACGCCTTTGCCCGAGCCTGGTTCAAACTGACCCACCGGGACATGGGCCCGAAGGTTCGCTATCTCGGCCCGGAAGTGCCGGCCGAAGACCTGATCTGGCAAGACCCGGTTCCGCCGGTGAGCCATGAACTGGTGAATTCCCAGGACATTGCGGATCTCAAGAGCAAAATCCTGGAATCCGGATTGTCTGTGTCTGAGCTGGTGGCGGCTGCCTGGTGCTCTGCCTCCACATTCCGCGGCTCCGATATGCGCGGTGGCGCCAATGGCGCACGTATCCGGCTGGCGCCTCAGAAAGACTGGGAATCCAACGAGCCTCAGCAACTTTCGAAGGTGCTGCAGACTCTGGAAGGCATCCAGAAAGCGTTCAATGACGCGCAGACTGGCAACAAGCAGGTTTCCCTGGCCGATCTGATCGTACTGGGCGGTTCCGCAGCCGTCGAAAAATCGGCGAAAGATGCCGGTCACAAGGTGATGGTCGAGTTTGCTCCGGGCCGCACCGATGCCACTGACGAGCAGACCGATGCCGAGTCGTTCGAGCCCCTGAAGCCGGAAGCCGACGGATTCCGCAACTATCGCCGGGCCCGGTTCACGGTCTCGGACGAGGAGATGCTGGTTGATCGGGCGCAGTTGCTGGGCTTGAGTGCGCCGGAAATGACCGTGCTGGTGGGTGGTCTGCGTGCTCTGGATGCCAACTACAAGCAGGCCAATCACGGCGTGTTCACCAATACCCCAGGCCAGCTCACGAACGATTACTTCGTGAACCTGACGGATCTGGAGACCGAGTGGAAGCCAACCTCCGACGACCCCGATGTCTTCGAAGGCCGCGACCGCAAGACCGGGGACGTCAAATGGACCGGTACCCGGGTGGATCTGATCTTCGGTTCGAACTCGCAACTGCGGGCGATTTCCGAGATCTACGCCCAGTCCGATGCCAAGGAGAAGTTCGTGAAGGACTTTGTTGCCGCCTGGAACAAGGTGATGAACGCGGATCGGTTTGATCTGGCCTAA
- a CDS encoding MFS transporter gives MPIALFALTLSAFAIGTTEFVIVGLVPTIALDLGVSLPSAGLLVSLYALGVAVGAPVLTALTGRWNRKLVLLSLMALFILGNVLAWMAPNYGSLITARILTGLAHGVFFSIGSTIATSLVAKDKEASAIAIMFTGLTVALVTGVPLGTFIGQTFGWRATFLIVAALGTIALVGSALLVPKNLKQSVPASLSQQLQVLTHPRLLLVYAMTAIGYGGTFTAFTYLTPILEDVTGFASGMVSLLLLVYGVSVATGNIWGGKLADRLGPTSALYIIFGGLAAIMFALTFSAHYPIAAVITLLVWGAFAFGNVPGLQVYVVQLAERYTPHSVDVASGLNIAAFNIGIAGGAWLGGHIVEDMGLMSTPWIGGLIVLSALILTRISASLDNRSPVPA, from the coding sequence ATGCCCATTGCGCTATTTGCACTGACGCTCAGTGCCTTTGCAATCGGGACCACCGAGTTCGTTATTGTCGGCCTGGTCCCGACCATCGCCCTGGATCTCGGAGTCAGCCTGCCCTCGGCGGGGCTGCTGGTCAGCCTGTATGCACTCGGTGTTGCCGTAGGCGCACCGGTTCTAACCGCCCTCACTGGGCGCTGGAATCGTAAGCTGGTACTGCTGTCGCTGATGGCATTGTTCATCCTGGGCAACGTGCTGGCATGGATGGCACCGAACTACGGCTCGTTGATCACCGCACGGATCCTGACCGGCCTTGCCCACGGGGTGTTCTTCTCGATCGGCTCGACCATTGCCACCAGCCTGGTTGCGAAAGATAAAGAAGCCAGCGCCATTGCCATCATGTTCACCGGCCTTACCGTGGCCCTGGTGACAGGCGTACCACTGGGGACCTTCATCGGCCAGACCTTTGGCTGGCGCGCCACCTTCCTCATCGTCGCCGCTCTGGGTACCATTGCCCTGGTTGGCAGCGCTCTGCTGGTCCCGAAAAACCTTAAGCAATCGGTGCCGGCGAGCCTGAGCCAGCAACTGCAGGTGCTCACTCACCCGCGCCTGCTACTGGTCTATGCCATGACCGCGATCGGCTATGGCGGCACATTCACCGCGTTCACCTACCTCACCCCCATTCTCGAGGATGTCACCGGCTTTGCTTCTGGAATGGTGAGCCTGTTGCTACTGGTTTACGGCGTGTCGGTAGCTACCGGCAACATCTGGGGCGGTAAACTGGCAGACCGCCTGGGGCCAACCTCAGCGCTCTACATTATCTTCGGTGGCCTGGCGGCAATCATGTTTGCGCTCACCTTCAGCGCCCACTACCCGATTGCCGCCGTCATCACTCTGCTGGTCTGGGGGGCCTTCGCCTTCGGCAATGTGCCTGGCCTGCAGGTGTACGTGGTGCAACTCGCTGAACGCTACACGCCCCATTCGGTCGATGTCGCCTCCGGCCTCAACATCGCCGCGTTCAACATCGGCATTGCCGGGGGCGCCTGGCTTGGCGGGCATATCGTCGAGGATATGGGGCTGATGAGTACCCCCTGGATTGGCGGGCTGATCGTGCTTTCGGCCCTGATACTGACGCGAATTTCAGCTTCGCTGGATAACCGCAGCCCTGTACCCGCTTAA
- a CDS encoding LysR family transcriptional regulator: MKSRSEDLVFLLAVVDSGGFSAAAEHLEISVTKVSRAVSRLEKSLNATLLNRTTRQVNLTEEGQAFIAQVRAGLSTLEEAEEALAVRRQKPAGRLRVDAANPFVLHQIVPHVKAFREAYPEIELELTASDRMVDLLEKRIDVAIRIGPLEDSTLHARPMGRSPLSIVGSPDYFREHGRCHTPHDLARHTLIGFTAPESLNLWHVGDGLQIRPAIRASSGEAVRQLCLGGNGLAYLSRFMVGEDVKQGRLVEVLGEHLTRPNPRELVNAVYYRNTTLSARIQVFLDFFSARWQSL; this comes from the coding sequence ATGAAGAGTCGTTCTGAGGATCTGGTTTTCCTGCTGGCGGTCGTCGACAGCGGCGGTTTCAGCGCCGCTGCGGAACATCTGGAAATCTCGGTGACCAAGGTTTCCCGGGCGGTGTCCCGTCTGGAAAAATCCCTGAATGCCACCTTACTCAATCGCACCACACGCCAGGTCAACCTCACCGAGGAAGGCCAGGCCTTTATCGCCCAGGTGCGTGCCGGTTTGTCCACACTGGAAGAGGCGGAGGAAGCGCTGGCGGTTCGGCGGCAGAAACCTGCGGGCAGATTACGGGTGGACGCTGCCAATCCCTTTGTCCTGCATCAGATCGTGCCGCACGTAAAAGCGTTTCGGGAGGCGTACCCGGAAATAGAGCTGGAACTGACTGCCAGTGATCGGATGGTGGATCTGCTGGAAAAGCGCATTGATGTCGCAATCCGGATCGGACCGCTGGAGGATTCGACACTGCACGCGCGGCCGATGGGGCGTTCGCCGTTGTCGATTGTAGGTTCGCCAGATTATTTTCGGGAGCATGGGCGATGCCATACGCCCCACGATCTGGCCAGGCACACGCTGATCGGCTTTACCGCGCCGGAATCGCTCAATCTGTGGCATGTAGGTGATGGCCTTCAGATCCGGCCAGCTATTCGGGCCAGCAGTGGCGAAGCGGTACGCCAGCTGTGCCTGGGAGGCAATGGTCTGGCCTACCTGTCGCGCTTCATGGTGGGGGAGGATGTGAAGCAAGGTCGCCTGGTGGAAGTGCTCGGCGAGCACCTGACCCGGCCCAATCCGCGCGAGCTGGTGAATGCGGTTTACTATCGCAACACCACGTTGTCGGCCCGCATTCAGGTGTTTCTCGATTTCTTCAGTGCCCGCTGGCAGTCCCTTTAG
- a CDS encoding acyl-CoA thioesterase → MPRPGRPGVSEPTNRRISLERSSFPVFYPINTRWMDNDVYGHVNNVTYYSYFDSTINRYLIEEGGLDIHKGSVVGFVVSSHCQFRKPVAYPETLEAGLRVVKTGNSSVTYEVGIFRQGDNEASAVGQVVHVFVDRDTNAATPIPGNLRSAMKRISQS, encoded by the coding sequence ATGCCCCGGCCCGGGAGGCCGGGCGTATCAGAGCCGACCAACAGGAGAATCTCTTTGGAACGAAGCAGCTTCCCGGTGTTCTATCCAATCAACACCCGGTGGATGGACAACGACGTCTACGGCCATGTAAACAATGTCACCTATTACTCCTACTTCGACTCCACCATCAATCGCTACCTGATTGAGGAAGGCGGCCTTGATATCCATAAAGGCTCGGTGGTCGGGTTCGTGGTCAGCTCCCATTGCCAGTTCCGCAAACCCGTGGCCTACCCGGAGACCCTGGAAGCCGGGTTACGGGTGGTGAAAACCGGCAACAGCTCGGTGACTTACGAGGTGGGCATTTTTCGGCAGGGCGACAACGAGGCATCGGCAGTGGGTCAGGTCGTGCACGTGTTCGTGGACCGGGATACCAACGCCGCCACCCCAATTCCCGGTAATCTCCGAAGTGCCATGAAGAGAATCAGTCAATCCTGA
- a CDS encoding iron-containing alcohol dehydrogenase: MTAFTFNTTKSVICEPGAIRKLGAIVKEQIGKRVLIVTDPGLIKAGLLTSATDSLDQAGVEYQVFDGVVADPPVAVVEAALAEARAANIDGVIGFGGGSSMDIAKLIALLMGGGEKLDDIYGVGMAKGQRLPLIQIPTTAGTGSEVTPISIITVGEAEKKGVVAPQLLPDVALLDAELTLGLPAPVTAATGVDSMVHAIESYTSASANNNPVSRTLAREALRLLGANIETAVKDGRNVQARSNMLLGAMLAGQAFANSPVAAVHALAYPIGGIFHVPHGLSNALVLPHVMRFNADACADAYATLAPDAFPDLASVPETQRVDEFINRLEALSADIGLEQTLREVGIGESDLPVMAADAMKQTRLLVNNPRDVSEADALAIYQAAY, encoded by the coding sequence ATGACAGCATTCACCTTTAACACCACCAAAAGCGTTATTTGCGAGCCAGGCGCGATCAGAAAACTGGGCGCAATCGTGAAAGAACAGATCGGTAAGCGTGTGTTGATCGTGACTGATCCTGGGCTGATCAAGGCGGGCCTGTTGACCAGTGCCACCGACTCTCTGGATCAGGCCGGTGTGGAATATCAGGTGTTTGATGGCGTTGTCGCCGATCCGCCAGTAGCTGTGGTGGAAGCTGCGCTAGCCGAGGCGCGGGCAGCCAATATTGATGGCGTTATCGGCTTTGGCGGCGGCTCTTCCATGGACATCGCCAAACTGATTGCGCTGCTGATGGGCGGCGGTGAGAAACTGGACGACATCTACGGCGTCGGAATGGCTAAAGGCCAACGACTGCCACTGATTCAGATCCCCACCACGGCCGGTACCGGCTCTGAAGTCACGCCCATCTCGATCATTACCGTGGGCGAGGCCGAAAAGAAAGGCGTCGTCGCACCTCAGTTACTTCCAGACGTTGCCCTTTTGGATGCCGAACTCACCCTTGGCCTGCCCGCTCCGGTAACGGCGGCCACAGGTGTGGACTCGATGGTGCACGCCATTGAAAGCTACACCTCAGCCTCAGCCAACAATAACCCGGTATCCCGCACCCTGGCCCGGGAAGCTCTGCGCTTGTTGGGCGCCAATATTGAGACGGCAGTGAAAGACGGCCGGAATGTTCAGGCCCGCTCCAACATGCTGCTGGGCGCCATGCTGGCCGGCCAAGCCTTTGCCAATTCGCCGGTAGCCGCCGTGCATGCCCTGGCCTACCCGATAGGCGGCATTTTCCATGTGCCCCACGGCCTTTCCAATGCCCTGGTGCTGCCCCATGTGATGCGTTTTAACGCCGATGCCTGCGCCGACGCCTACGCCACCCTGGCGCCGGATGCCTTCCCGGACCTGGCCTCAGTGCCAGAGACGCAACGGGTGGATGAGTTCATCAACCGGCTGGAAGCCTTAAGTGCGGATATCGGGCTTGAGCAAACGCTGCGGGAAGTCGGCATTGGCGAGAGCGACCTTCCGGTCATGGCGGCTGACGCCATGAAGCAGACCCGCTTGCTGGTGAACAACCCACGGGATGTCTCTGAAGCGGACGCCTTGGCCATATACCAGGCGGCGTACTGA
- a CDS encoding LysR family transcriptional regulator: MDRIEAMRAFVNVVNEGTFTSAADRLAMSPQLASKYVSQLEQHLGVRLLNRTTRKLHLTEAGARYHQHAQQVLDDIDDMESQLGDLQAQARGLLRISAPVSFATRHMAQLLSDFQSAHPDVGIDLQLNDRKVDIVEEGFDIALRIGHLKSSSLIAKRIAPVRLVLCASPDYLAKYGTPESPGDLDNHRYLRYSYLDTEASPAVLKGFHGSGRDMISNNGDVLVAAAIEGAGIALQPTFISSAAIKEGALQIILPDYEPEPMSLYAVYAHRQLLASKVRSFIDFIDGYFGEPPYWDQFE; the protein is encoded by the coding sequence ATGGATCGCATCGAGGCCATGCGCGCGTTCGTGAACGTGGTCAATGAAGGTACGTTCACCAGCGCCGCCGACAGGCTGGCGATGTCACCTCAGCTCGCCAGCAAGTATGTCTCCCAATTGGAGCAACATCTGGGTGTGCGCCTGCTTAATCGCACCACCCGCAAACTGCACCTGACCGAGGCGGGAGCCCGATACCACCAACACGCCCAGCAGGTGTTGGACGACATTGACGACATGGAAAGCCAGCTGGGTGACCTCCAGGCCCAGGCGCGGGGCCTGCTCCGAATCAGCGCTCCGGTTTCCTTTGCCACCCGCCACATGGCCCAGTTGCTGAGCGATTTCCAAAGCGCCCACCCGGATGTCGGCATAGACCTGCAGCTGAATGACCGTAAAGTCGACATCGTAGAAGAAGGCTTCGACATCGCTCTGCGTATTGGCCACCTGAAAAGCTCATCGCTGATTGCGAAGCGGATTGCTCCGGTGCGCCTGGTACTGTGCGCCTCGCCCGATTACCTCGCCAAATATGGCACCCCTGAGAGCCCGGGAGACCTCGATAACCATCGCTACCTGCGTTATAGCTATCTCGACACCGAAGCCAGCCCGGCGGTGCTTAAGGGGTTCCATGGCAGCGGCCGTGACATGATCAGCAACAACGGCGATGTGCTGGTGGCGGCAGCCATCGAGGGTGCGGGGATTGCCCTGCAGCCCACCTTTATTTCCAGTGCCGCCATCAAAGAGGGTGCCTTACAGATCATACTGCCCGACTACGAGCCCGAGCCCATGTCGCTGTATGCCGTGTACGCCCATCGCCAGTTGCTGGCCAGCAAAGTACGCAGCTTCATCGACTTTATCGACGGCTATTTTGGCGAGCCACCCTACTGGGATCAGTTTGAGTAA
- a CDS encoding DoxX family protein, giving the protein MNTQFAQVLFGSNGGFASLILRVPVGLILAAHGAQKLFGWFGGYGLEGTGQWMASIGLEPGYLMALAAGSAEFFGGLALVLGLLTRPAALVSALTMLVAIFAVHFSNGIFMSNNGYEYALTLFAVTVALTIQGGGRFSLDGLLQQQIGGASRSRQAAA; this is encoded by the coding sequence ATGAACACTCAATTTGCACAGGTATTATTCGGCTCCAACGGTGGTTTCGCGTCTTTGATCCTGCGGGTTCCGGTTGGCTTGATCCTGGCGGCCCATGGCGCGCAGAAACTGTTTGGCTGGTTTGGCGGTTACGGGCTGGAAGGTACTGGTCAGTGGATGGCAAGCATCGGTCTTGAACCGGGCTACCTGATGGCGCTGGCGGCCGGTAGTGCTGAGTTCTTTGGCGGCCTGGCGCTGGTGCTTGGCTTGTTGACCCGTCCAGCGGCATTGGTGTCGGCACTAACTATGCTCGTGGCGATTTTTGCGGTCCATTTCAGCAATGGTATCTTCATGTCCAACAACGGTTACGAATACGCTTTGACTCTGTTTGCGGTTACCGTGGCGCTGACAATCCAGGGAGGCGGCCGGTTCTCGCTGGACGGACTGCTGCAGCAGCAAATTGGCGGTGCCAGCCGCAGCCGGCAGGCAGCAGCCTGA
- a CDS encoding DODA-type extradiol aromatic ring-opening family dioxygenase has translation MNTRTDVVFLSHGGGPLPLLGDPGHQSMVDQLTTLAAALPKPQAIVVISAHWEESAPTITAGSQPPLIYDYHGFPTEAYEIQYPCPGEPELANRVYGALELAGLSPRLDGERGFDHGVFVPLKLMYPAADVPVVQLSLVNSLDPATHLSIGRALRHLEYDNLLVIGSGFSFHNMRAFFAPNTPEVRASNQAFEDWLAQTCSDPNLTETERYERLVNWESAPHARFCHPREEHLLPLHVCYGLANGPSDGRIVATILGKQSGTFHWKAVSSP, from the coding sequence ATGAATACCCGAACCGATGTTGTGTTCCTGTCCCATGGTGGTGGGCCCTTGCCGCTGTTGGGCGATCCGGGTCATCAAAGCATGGTGGACCAGCTCACGACGCTGGCCGCTGCATTGCCCAAGCCCCAGGCCATTGTGGTTATTAGCGCCCATTGGGAAGAATCGGCACCAACAATTACCGCGGGGAGTCAGCCCCCGTTAATCTACGACTACCATGGTTTTCCTACCGAGGCCTATGAGATCCAGTACCCGTGTCCGGGCGAGCCCGAGCTGGCAAACCGGGTGTATGGGGCGCTGGAACTGGCTGGGCTGTCGCCGAGGCTCGATGGCGAGCGGGGATTTGATCACGGCGTGTTTGTACCACTAAAACTGATGTACCCGGCAGCGGATGTTCCAGTGGTTCAGCTTTCGCTGGTCAACAGCTTGGATCCCGCTACCCATCTGTCGATAGGGCGTGCGCTCAGACACCTGGAGTATGACAATCTGCTGGTGATCGGGTCGGGATTCTCTTTCCACAACATGCGGGCGTTTTTTGCGCCGAACACCCCAGAGGTCCGGGCGTCGAATCAGGCCTTTGAAGATTGGCTGGCGCAGACCTGTAGTGACCCCAACCTAACCGAAACAGAGCGCTATGAGCGGCTGGTGAATTGGGAGTCCGCACCCCACGCCCGGTTCTGCCATCCCAGGGAGGAGCACCTGTTGCCTCTTCACGTGTGTTACGGGCTCGCTAATGGGCCAAGCGATGGCCGTATCGTCGCCACCATTTTGGGAAAGCAGTCGGGGACGTTTCATTGGAAGGCAGTTTCAAGCCCTTAA
- a CDS encoding metalloregulator ArsR/SmtB family transcription factor produces the protein MKRRVLFICTANSARSLMAEALLRDMAGDLFEVASAGTGPTSPHPMALQVLQEARIATDGLRSKRLADLQEQHWDYVITLCEKAADECGNVCQPAQQIAWDFPDPVPTNRHTTFAQTLKEIKERISLFTLVHQKETGRKPIKYDTVAVFKAMADEFRLSALLLIRDQGPLCVCELTEAFDVPQPKVSRHLATLKDTGLLETERRGQWIYYSFNRQIPSWLVRVLDETASSNGGLIQQSQERLLAMADRPAVRCG, from the coding sequence ATGAAGCGCCGGGTTTTGTTCATCTGCACCGCCAATAGCGCCCGTTCATTGATGGCAGAAGCTCTGCTCCGTGACATGGCTGGAGACCTGTTCGAAGTGGCCAGTGCAGGCACCGGTCCGACGTCTCCTCACCCGATGGCGTTGCAAGTGCTGCAGGAGGCACGTATTGCCACAGATGGCCTGCGGAGCAAACGGTTGGCGGATTTGCAGGAGCAGCACTGGGATTATGTGATTACACTGTGTGAGAAAGCTGCAGACGAATGCGGTAACGTCTGCCAGCCCGCGCAACAGATTGCCTGGGATTTTCCCGATCCGGTTCCTACCAATCGCCACACCACCTTTGCCCAGACCCTCAAGGAGATCAAAGAGCGGATCTCACTGTTTACCCTGGTGCACCAGAAGGAGACCGGCCGAAAGCCCATAAAATACGATACCGTTGCGGTGTTTAAGGCCATGGCCGATGAATTTCGGCTGTCTGCGCTGTTGCTGATTCGGGATCAGGGCCCGCTCTGCGTTTGTGAACTGACCGAAGCCTTCGATGTGCCCCAGCCCAAAGTCAGCCGGCACCTGGCAACTTTAAAAGACACGGGATTGCTGGAAACGGAGCGCCGTGGCCAGTGGATCTACTATTCCTTCAATCGGCAAATCCCGTCGTGGCTGGTGCGGGTGCTGGACGAAACTGCGAGTTCCAATGGGGGCTTGATTCAACAGTCGCAGGAACGGCTTCTAGCCATGGCCGACCGGCCGGCTGTTCGGTGTGGGTAG
- a CDS encoding sulfurtransferase TusA family protein has product MINQATDQAPELTEVIQIDAVGLVCPLPILRFKKRTQHLPSGTQVEFLADDPTGRKDLQALCDITGHRIEWIREEGAGVLRYRISLA; this is encoded by the coding sequence TTGATCAATCAAGCCACTGACCAGGCTCCCGAGCTGACTGAGGTAATCCAGATCGACGCTGTCGGTCTGGTCTGCCCTCTCCCTATACTGCGCTTCAAAAAACGCACCCAGCACCTGCCCAGCGGCACCCAGGTGGAATTTCTGGCCGACGACCCCACCGGTCGCAAAGACCTGCAAGCCTTATGCGACATCACCGGCCACCGTATCGAGTGGATCCGCGAAGAAGGCGCGGGCGTCCTCCGGTATCGAATTTCATTAGCCTGA